A window from Neodiprion fabricii isolate iyNeoFabr1 chromosome 2, iyNeoFabr1.1, whole genome shotgun sequence encodes these proteins:
- the LOC124175279 gene encoding sushi, von Willebrand factor type A, EGF and pentraxin domain-containing protein 1 isoform X2 — MSSLSLLVLGSLLQACNLATAQNLQGSDLRCSHPAVPVNAKVSLSTETLNPGTLATYNCDAGYELFGQSTLTCSNRGKWQGELPFCGTNVAFRKPANQSTTVRGGDAAHGNDGDVGTEHDGRRCTETQKEHSPWWRVQLMKDYAVKVVRVTTRGCCGHQPLKDLEIRVGNSSTELQRNPLCAWFPGTIEEGVTKTLTCARALVGQYVFLQLVGVEGSLSLCEVEVFATDEFSVDRCASAGTPADTDIAAFNSTCYEFVVTKGGSFQDAKNYCQARGGDLVHGFMGASSNFILNNLERRKNKLKTQLVWIGAEKEPQIAARTWRWVDGEVVQSPAWGKDQPNNYNGEQNCVVLDGGRAWLWNDVGCNLDYLHWICQSKPRMCGSPDKAENTQITGNERSVGSTIEYECPEGFMLVGSRIRTCAESGFWSDIAPDCKFVDCGPLPGLDHGSVTLVDERTTHGALAEYSCNENYTLVGDVKRECGDAALWTGSQPQCMFDWCPEPPAINGGLVTTSGRRAGSMATYSCQNGFILFGDNVLECDMGGKWSGKAPQCRFVDCGAPPQIESGTVTLINGTTTVGSLMEYTCPEDYWLTGEARHVCTKDGKWSDETPYCELISCEEPETPTGSNIVKYDRNVHGVIEYECEAGYLMYGDARRTCGTDGYWTGDVPDCEYVDCGRVQTILYGAVEYVNGTTHLGSEITYSCTPNYRLNGVPRRYCLDNGQWSDATPKCKEVRCPEPVLAEHGILSVTGNDRMLGRTFIITGTVENSNTGATSYKIGASAKYRCERGYKVVGEPLSTCEDNGRWSGEVPQCVYVDCGKPEEIQHGHYTLTSNASYYGAAALYECDGNFELDGFARRLCLENATWSNDTPVCREIRCMDPDRTGVLSAQVSTHSVGGVAHYACPRGYYMEGNGTRICLQNGSWSGSIPACFAVDCKYPGQIENGRVIVVNGSTVYGGAAEYHCLPQFERVGPFLRKCLDTGLWSGQEPTCELVTNDVAEAQGVGTSVGIGAGVILFILLILGLIYLRLRKATPVKNTENVQAADRKEDQNAAVMSYASLNDGTTNTGYENVPEEGLYDSPYSISSSTYGGSNGGRTYDNRHYEVEPTPRNGITINGVSVR, encoded by the exons ATGTCCTCACTGTCTTTGCTGGTCCTCGGTTCACTTCTGCAGGCATGCAACTTGGCTACGGCACAAAATTTACAAG GATCGGACCTGCGATGTAGCCATCCAGCTGTACCCGTTAACGCCAAAGTTTCCTTGTCCACGGAAACCTTGAATCCCGGGACTCTCGCCACTTACAACTGCGATGCTGGTTACGAGTTGTTCGG TCAATCCACGCTGACTTGCAGCAATAGAGGAAAATGGCAAGGAGAACTACCGTTCTGTG GAACAAATGTGGCCTTTCGAAAGCCCGCGAATCAATCGACAACCGTTAGAGGAGGCGACGCTGCCCATGGAAATGACGGTGACGTTGGTACCGAACACGATGGGCGCAGGTGCACCGAGACCCAAAAGGAGCACAGCCCCTGGTGGAGGGTGCAGCTGATGAAGGACTACGCTGTAAAAGTCGTCAGAGTCACCACCAGAGGCTGCTGTG GTCACCAGCCACTCAAGGACCTCGAAATCCGGGTTGGAAACAGCAGCACGGAACTACAGAGGAACCCGTTATGTGCCTGGTTCCCCGGAACGATAG AAGAGGGAGTCACCAAGACTCTAACCTGCGCGAGAGCTCTGGTGGGTCAGTACGTCTTCCTGCAGCTAGTTGGGGTAGAGGGGAGCCTGAGCCTCTGCGAGGTCGAAGTTTTCGCGACTGACG AGTTCTCCGTCGACAGATGCGCAAGCGCCGGAACACCCGCCGATACTGACATTGCAGCGTTCAACTCAACCTGCTACGAATTCGTCGTTACCAAAGGAGGATCCTTCCAGGATGCCAAGAACTACTGTCAGGCTCGTGGTGGCGATCTGGTCCACGGATTCATG GGCGCCTCGTCAAATTTCATACTCAACAACCTCGAGCGAAGGAAGAACAAGTTGAAGACACAGTTGGTGTGGATTGGGGCTGAAAAGGAGCCGCAGATAGCTGCGAGAACCTGGCGATGGGTGGATG GCGAAGTCGTGCAGAGCCCAGCCTGGGGCAAGGACCAACCGAACAACTATAACGGGGAGCAGAACTGCGTGGTCCTTGACGGTGGTAGGGCCTGGCTATGGAACGACGTTGGCTGTAACCTGGATTACCTTCACTGGATTTGTCAAAGCA AACCAAGGATGTGCGGTAGTCCCGACAAAGCAGAAAACACGCAAATAACAGGAAACGAGAGATCGGTGGGATCAACAATCGAGTACGAGTGTCCTGAGGGATTTATGCTTGTTGGTTCACGGATCAGGACGTGTGCAGAGTCTGGATTCTGGAGCGATATCGCACCCGACTGTAAAT TCGTGGATTGTGGTCCACTCCCAGGCCTAGATCACGGCTCTGTGACCCTTGTGGACGAAAGAACAACCCACGGAGCCTTGGCCGAGTACAGTTGCAATGAGAACTACACTTTGGTGGGCGACGTGAAACGGGAATGCGGCGACGCTGCTCTATGGACCGGGAGTCAGCCGCAATGCATGT TCGACTGGTGCCCCGAGCCACCGGCAATCAACGGAGGACTTGTCACAACTTCAGGAAGACGCGCTGGATCGATGGCGACTTACTCGTGTCAAAACGGGTTCATCTTGTTCGGTGACAAC GTCCTGGAGTGCGACATGGGCGGTAAATGGTCCGGCAAAGCACCCCAGTGTCGATTCGTGGACTGCGGAGCTCCGCCACAGATCGAATCGGGCACAGTGACGCTGATCAACGGTACGACGACGGTGGGCAGCCTCATGGAATACACCTGCCCTGAGGACTACTGGCTCACAGGAGAGGCGAGGCACGTCTGTACCAAAGACGGTAAATGGAGTGACGAGACTCCCTATTGCGAAC TGATATCATGCGAAGAACCCGAAACCCCAACTGGCAGCAACATCGTTAAATACGACAGGAATGTCCACGGCGTGATCGAATACGAATGCGAAGCAGGATACCTGATGTACGGAGATGCGCGTCGCACATGTGGCACGGATGGATATTGGACCGGAGATGTTCCTGATTGCGAAT ATGTGGACTGCGGTAGAGTCCAGACGATTCTTTACGGAGCGGTTGAATATGTTAACGGTACGACGCACCTTGGAAGCGAGATCACATACTCGTGCACGCCAAACTACCGGCTGAATGGCGTCCCGAGGAGGTACTGTCTCGACAATGGTCAGTGGAGTGATGCGACGCCAAAATGCAAGGAAGTCCGTTGTCCTGAGCCTGTTCTTGCGGAGCATGGAATTCTCTCGGTTACCGGAAACGACCGAATGCTCGGAAGAACATTCATCATAACTGGAACCGTCGAGAACTCCAATACCGGCGCTACTTCCTACAAAATAGGTGCATCGGCCAAGTACCGATGCGAACGAGGGTACAAAGTCGTCGGAGAACCACTTTCCACCTGCGAAGACAACGGACGATGGAGCGGCGAGGTTCCTCAGTGCGTTT ACGTTGACTGCGGTAAGCCTGAAGAGATTCAGCATGGACACTACACGCTCACGTCGAATGCTTCATATTACGGAGCCGCGGCTTTGTATGAGTGTGACGGCAACTTCGAACTGGACGGATTCGCGCGAAGACTTTGTCTCGAGAATGCTACGTGGAGTAATGACACTCCCGTCTGCAGAG AGATCAGATGCATGGATCCTGATCGAACTGGCGTTCTCTCAGCCCAGGTGTCGACCCACAGCGTCGGCGGTGTCGCCCACTACGCATGTCCTCGAGGTTACTATATGGAGGGCAACGGGACCCGAATTTGTCTGCAGAATGGTTCATGGAGCGGCAGCATCCCAGCTTGCTTCG ctGTTGACTGCAAATATCCGGGACAGATCGAAAACGGTAGAGTGATAGTCGTCAACGGGTCCACAGTCTATGGTGGAGCAGCTGAATATCACTGTCTACCACAGTTCGAACGTGTCGGACCCTTCCTCAGAAAGTGCCTTGATACCGGACTCTGGAGTGGTCAGGAACCAACGTGCGAAT TGGTCACGAACGACGTTGCTGAGGCCCAGGGCGTGGGAACCAGCGTAGGCATCGGCGCTGGAGTTATTCTCTTCATCCTTTTGATACTCGGTCTGATTTATCTGAGATT acGGAAGGCAACGCCGGTAAAAAATACTGAGAATGTCCAGGCAGCGGACCGTAAAGAGGACCAAAACGCGGCTGTGATGTCGTACGCGAGCCTTAACGACGGGACGACAAATACGGGTTACGAAAACGTCCCCGAGGAAGGACTGTACGACAGTCCTTACAGCATTAGCAGTAGCAC GTATGGCGGCAGCAACGGCGGAAGGACGTACGATAATAGACATTACGAGGTTGAACCGACCCCGAGGAACGGTATCACAATAAACGGGGTATCAGTGCGGTAG
- the LOC124175279 gene encoding sushi, von Willebrand factor type A, EGF and pentraxin domain-containing protein 1 isoform X1, translating into MSSLSLLVLGSLLQACNLATAQNLQGSDLRCSHPAVPVNAKVSLSTETLNPGTLATYNCDAGYELFGQSTLTCSNRGKWQGELPFCGTNVAFRKPANQSTTVRGGDAAHGNDGDVGTEHDGRRCTETQKEHSPWWRVQLMKDYAVKVVRVTTRGCCGHQPLKDLEIRVGNSSTELQRNPLCAWFPGTIEEGVTKTLTCARALVGQYVFLQLVGVEGSLSLCEVEVFATDEFSVDRCASAGTPADTDIAAFNSTCYEFVVTKGGSFQDAKNYCQARGGDLVHGFMGASSNFILNNLERRKNKLKTQLVWIGAEKEPQIAARTWRWVDGEVVQSPAWGKDQPNNYNGEQNCVVLDGGRAWLWNDVGCNLDYLHWICQSKPRMCGSPDKAENTQITGNERSVGSTIEYECPEGFMLVGSRIRTCAESGFWSDIAPDCKFVDCGPLPGLDHGSVTLVDERTTHGALAEYSCNENYTLVGDVKRECGDAALWTGSQPQCMFDWCPEPPAINGGLVTTSGRRAGSMATYSCQNGFILFGDNVLECDMGGKWSGKAPQCRFVDCGAPPQIESGTVTLINGTTTVGSLMEYTCPEDYWLTGEARHVCTKDGKWSDETPYCELISCEEPETPTGSNIVKYDRNVHGVIEYECEAGYLMYGDARRTCGTDGYWTGDVPDCEYVDCGRVQTILYGAVEYVNGTTHLGSEITYSCTPNYRLNGVPRRYCLDNGQWSDATPKCKEVRCPEPVLAEHGILSVTGNDRMLGRTFIITGTVENSNTGATSYKIGASAKYRCERGYKVVGEPLSTCEDNGRWSGEVPQCVYVDCGKPEEIQHGHYTLTSNASYYGAAALYECDGNFELDGFARRLCLENATWSNDTPVCREIRCMDPDRTGVLSAQVSTHSVGGVAHYACPRGYYMEGNGTRICLQNGSWSGSIPACFAVDCKYPGQIENGRVIVVNGSTVYGGAAEYHCLPQFERVGPFLRKCLDTGLWSGQEPTCELVTNDVAEAQGVGTSVGIGAGVILFILLILGLIYLRLRKATPVKNTENVQAADRKEDQNAAVMSYASLNDGTTNTGYENVPEEGLYDSPYSISSSTYGYGGSNGGRTYDNRHYEVEPTPRNGITINGVSVR; encoded by the exons ATGTCCTCACTGTCTTTGCTGGTCCTCGGTTCACTTCTGCAGGCATGCAACTTGGCTACGGCACAAAATTTACAAG GATCGGACCTGCGATGTAGCCATCCAGCTGTACCCGTTAACGCCAAAGTTTCCTTGTCCACGGAAACCTTGAATCCCGGGACTCTCGCCACTTACAACTGCGATGCTGGTTACGAGTTGTTCGG TCAATCCACGCTGACTTGCAGCAATAGAGGAAAATGGCAAGGAGAACTACCGTTCTGTG GAACAAATGTGGCCTTTCGAAAGCCCGCGAATCAATCGACAACCGTTAGAGGAGGCGACGCTGCCCATGGAAATGACGGTGACGTTGGTACCGAACACGATGGGCGCAGGTGCACCGAGACCCAAAAGGAGCACAGCCCCTGGTGGAGGGTGCAGCTGATGAAGGACTACGCTGTAAAAGTCGTCAGAGTCACCACCAGAGGCTGCTGTG GTCACCAGCCACTCAAGGACCTCGAAATCCGGGTTGGAAACAGCAGCACGGAACTACAGAGGAACCCGTTATGTGCCTGGTTCCCCGGAACGATAG AAGAGGGAGTCACCAAGACTCTAACCTGCGCGAGAGCTCTGGTGGGTCAGTACGTCTTCCTGCAGCTAGTTGGGGTAGAGGGGAGCCTGAGCCTCTGCGAGGTCGAAGTTTTCGCGACTGACG AGTTCTCCGTCGACAGATGCGCAAGCGCCGGAACACCCGCCGATACTGACATTGCAGCGTTCAACTCAACCTGCTACGAATTCGTCGTTACCAAAGGAGGATCCTTCCAGGATGCCAAGAACTACTGTCAGGCTCGTGGTGGCGATCTGGTCCACGGATTCATG GGCGCCTCGTCAAATTTCATACTCAACAACCTCGAGCGAAGGAAGAACAAGTTGAAGACACAGTTGGTGTGGATTGGGGCTGAAAAGGAGCCGCAGATAGCTGCGAGAACCTGGCGATGGGTGGATG GCGAAGTCGTGCAGAGCCCAGCCTGGGGCAAGGACCAACCGAACAACTATAACGGGGAGCAGAACTGCGTGGTCCTTGACGGTGGTAGGGCCTGGCTATGGAACGACGTTGGCTGTAACCTGGATTACCTTCACTGGATTTGTCAAAGCA AACCAAGGATGTGCGGTAGTCCCGACAAAGCAGAAAACACGCAAATAACAGGAAACGAGAGATCGGTGGGATCAACAATCGAGTACGAGTGTCCTGAGGGATTTATGCTTGTTGGTTCACGGATCAGGACGTGTGCAGAGTCTGGATTCTGGAGCGATATCGCACCCGACTGTAAAT TCGTGGATTGTGGTCCACTCCCAGGCCTAGATCACGGCTCTGTGACCCTTGTGGACGAAAGAACAACCCACGGAGCCTTGGCCGAGTACAGTTGCAATGAGAACTACACTTTGGTGGGCGACGTGAAACGGGAATGCGGCGACGCTGCTCTATGGACCGGGAGTCAGCCGCAATGCATGT TCGACTGGTGCCCCGAGCCACCGGCAATCAACGGAGGACTTGTCACAACTTCAGGAAGACGCGCTGGATCGATGGCGACTTACTCGTGTCAAAACGGGTTCATCTTGTTCGGTGACAAC GTCCTGGAGTGCGACATGGGCGGTAAATGGTCCGGCAAAGCACCCCAGTGTCGATTCGTGGACTGCGGAGCTCCGCCACAGATCGAATCGGGCACAGTGACGCTGATCAACGGTACGACGACGGTGGGCAGCCTCATGGAATACACCTGCCCTGAGGACTACTGGCTCACAGGAGAGGCGAGGCACGTCTGTACCAAAGACGGTAAATGGAGTGACGAGACTCCCTATTGCGAAC TGATATCATGCGAAGAACCCGAAACCCCAACTGGCAGCAACATCGTTAAATACGACAGGAATGTCCACGGCGTGATCGAATACGAATGCGAAGCAGGATACCTGATGTACGGAGATGCGCGTCGCACATGTGGCACGGATGGATATTGGACCGGAGATGTTCCTGATTGCGAAT ATGTGGACTGCGGTAGAGTCCAGACGATTCTTTACGGAGCGGTTGAATATGTTAACGGTACGACGCACCTTGGAAGCGAGATCACATACTCGTGCACGCCAAACTACCGGCTGAATGGCGTCCCGAGGAGGTACTGTCTCGACAATGGTCAGTGGAGTGATGCGACGCCAAAATGCAAGGAAGTCCGTTGTCCTGAGCCTGTTCTTGCGGAGCATGGAATTCTCTCGGTTACCGGAAACGACCGAATGCTCGGAAGAACATTCATCATAACTGGAACCGTCGAGAACTCCAATACCGGCGCTACTTCCTACAAAATAGGTGCATCGGCCAAGTACCGATGCGAACGAGGGTACAAAGTCGTCGGAGAACCACTTTCCACCTGCGAAGACAACGGACGATGGAGCGGCGAGGTTCCTCAGTGCGTTT ACGTTGACTGCGGTAAGCCTGAAGAGATTCAGCATGGACACTACACGCTCACGTCGAATGCTTCATATTACGGAGCCGCGGCTTTGTATGAGTGTGACGGCAACTTCGAACTGGACGGATTCGCGCGAAGACTTTGTCTCGAGAATGCTACGTGGAGTAATGACACTCCCGTCTGCAGAG AGATCAGATGCATGGATCCTGATCGAACTGGCGTTCTCTCAGCCCAGGTGTCGACCCACAGCGTCGGCGGTGTCGCCCACTACGCATGTCCTCGAGGTTACTATATGGAGGGCAACGGGACCCGAATTTGTCTGCAGAATGGTTCATGGAGCGGCAGCATCCCAGCTTGCTTCG ctGTTGACTGCAAATATCCGGGACAGATCGAAAACGGTAGAGTGATAGTCGTCAACGGGTCCACAGTCTATGGTGGAGCAGCTGAATATCACTGTCTACCACAGTTCGAACGTGTCGGACCCTTCCTCAGAAAGTGCCTTGATACCGGACTCTGGAGTGGTCAGGAACCAACGTGCGAAT TGGTCACGAACGACGTTGCTGAGGCCCAGGGCGTGGGAACCAGCGTAGGCATCGGCGCTGGAGTTATTCTCTTCATCCTTTTGATACTCGGTCTGATTTATCTGAGATT acGGAAGGCAACGCCGGTAAAAAATACTGAGAATGTCCAGGCAGCGGACCGTAAAGAGGACCAAAACGCGGCTGTGATGTCGTACGCGAGCCTTAACGACGGGACGACAAATACGGGTTACGAAAACGTCCCCGAGGAAGGACTGTACGACAGTCCTTACAGCATTAGCAGTAGCACGTACGG GTATGGCGGCAGCAACGGCGGAAGGACGTACGATAATAGACATTACGAGGTTGAACCGACCCCGAGGAACGGTATCACAATAAACGGGGTATCAGTGCGGTAG
- the LOC124175279 gene encoding sushi, von Willebrand factor type A, EGF and pentraxin domain-containing protein 1 isoform X3 gives MSMQGSDLRCSHPAVPVNAKVSLSTETLNPGTLATYNCDAGYELFGQSTLTCSNRGKWQGELPFCGTNVAFRKPANQSTTVRGGDAAHGNDGDVGTEHDGRRCTETQKEHSPWWRVQLMKDYAVKVVRVTTRGCCGHQPLKDLEIRVGNSSTELQRNPLCAWFPGTIEEGVTKTLTCARALVGQYVFLQLVGVEGSLSLCEVEVFATDEFSVDRCASAGTPADTDIAAFNSTCYEFVVTKGGSFQDAKNYCQARGGDLVHGFMGASSNFILNNLERRKNKLKTQLVWIGAEKEPQIAARTWRWVDGEVVQSPAWGKDQPNNYNGEQNCVVLDGGRAWLWNDVGCNLDYLHWICQSKPRMCGSPDKAENTQITGNERSVGSTIEYECPEGFMLVGSRIRTCAESGFWSDIAPDCKFVDCGPLPGLDHGSVTLVDERTTHGALAEYSCNENYTLVGDVKRECGDAALWTGSQPQCMFDWCPEPPAINGGLVTTSGRRAGSMATYSCQNGFILFGDNVLECDMGGKWSGKAPQCRFVDCGAPPQIESGTVTLINGTTTVGSLMEYTCPEDYWLTGEARHVCTKDGKWSDETPYCELISCEEPETPTGSNIVKYDRNVHGVIEYECEAGYLMYGDARRTCGTDGYWTGDVPDCEYVDCGRVQTILYGAVEYVNGTTHLGSEITYSCTPNYRLNGVPRRYCLDNGQWSDATPKCKEVRCPEPVLAEHGILSVTGNDRMLGRTFIITGTVENSNTGATSYKIGASAKYRCERGYKVVGEPLSTCEDNGRWSGEVPQCVYVDCGKPEEIQHGHYTLTSNASYYGAAALYECDGNFELDGFARRLCLENATWSNDTPVCREIRCMDPDRTGVLSAQVSTHSVGGVAHYACPRGYYMEGNGTRICLQNGSWSGSIPACFAVDCKYPGQIENGRVIVVNGSTVYGGAAEYHCLPQFERVGPFLRKCLDTGLWSGQEPTCELVTNDVAEAQGVGTSVGIGAGVILFILLILGLIYLRLRKATPVKNTENVQAADRKEDQNAAVMSYASLNDGTTNTGYENVPEEGLYDSPYSISSSTYGYGGSNGGRTYDNRHYEVEPTPRNGITINGVSVR, from the exons ATGAGTATGCAAG GATCGGACCTGCGATGTAGCCATCCAGCTGTACCCGTTAACGCCAAAGTTTCCTTGTCCACGGAAACCTTGAATCCCGGGACTCTCGCCACTTACAACTGCGATGCTGGTTACGAGTTGTTCGG TCAATCCACGCTGACTTGCAGCAATAGAGGAAAATGGCAAGGAGAACTACCGTTCTGTG GAACAAATGTGGCCTTTCGAAAGCCCGCGAATCAATCGACAACCGTTAGAGGAGGCGACGCTGCCCATGGAAATGACGGTGACGTTGGTACCGAACACGATGGGCGCAGGTGCACCGAGACCCAAAAGGAGCACAGCCCCTGGTGGAGGGTGCAGCTGATGAAGGACTACGCTGTAAAAGTCGTCAGAGTCACCACCAGAGGCTGCTGTG GTCACCAGCCACTCAAGGACCTCGAAATCCGGGTTGGAAACAGCAGCACGGAACTACAGAGGAACCCGTTATGTGCCTGGTTCCCCGGAACGATAG AAGAGGGAGTCACCAAGACTCTAACCTGCGCGAGAGCTCTGGTGGGTCAGTACGTCTTCCTGCAGCTAGTTGGGGTAGAGGGGAGCCTGAGCCTCTGCGAGGTCGAAGTTTTCGCGACTGACG AGTTCTCCGTCGACAGATGCGCAAGCGCCGGAACACCCGCCGATACTGACATTGCAGCGTTCAACTCAACCTGCTACGAATTCGTCGTTACCAAAGGAGGATCCTTCCAGGATGCCAAGAACTACTGTCAGGCTCGTGGTGGCGATCTGGTCCACGGATTCATG GGCGCCTCGTCAAATTTCATACTCAACAACCTCGAGCGAAGGAAGAACAAGTTGAAGACACAGTTGGTGTGGATTGGGGCTGAAAAGGAGCCGCAGATAGCTGCGAGAACCTGGCGATGGGTGGATG GCGAAGTCGTGCAGAGCCCAGCCTGGGGCAAGGACCAACCGAACAACTATAACGGGGAGCAGAACTGCGTGGTCCTTGACGGTGGTAGGGCCTGGCTATGGAACGACGTTGGCTGTAACCTGGATTACCTTCACTGGATTTGTCAAAGCA AACCAAGGATGTGCGGTAGTCCCGACAAAGCAGAAAACACGCAAATAACAGGAAACGAGAGATCGGTGGGATCAACAATCGAGTACGAGTGTCCTGAGGGATTTATGCTTGTTGGTTCACGGATCAGGACGTGTGCAGAGTCTGGATTCTGGAGCGATATCGCACCCGACTGTAAAT TCGTGGATTGTGGTCCACTCCCAGGCCTAGATCACGGCTCTGTGACCCTTGTGGACGAAAGAACAACCCACGGAGCCTTGGCCGAGTACAGTTGCAATGAGAACTACACTTTGGTGGGCGACGTGAAACGGGAATGCGGCGACGCTGCTCTATGGACCGGGAGTCAGCCGCAATGCATGT TCGACTGGTGCCCCGAGCCACCGGCAATCAACGGAGGACTTGTCACAACTTCAGGAAGACGCGCTGGATCGATGGCGACTTACTCGTGTCAAAACGGGTTCATCTTGTTCGGTGACAAC GTCCTGGAGTGCGACATGGGCGGTAAATGGTCCGGCAAAGCACCCCAGTGTCGATTCGTGGACTGCGGAGCTCCGCCACAGATCGAATCGGGCACAGTGACGCTGATCAACGGTACGACGACGGTGGGCAGCCTCATGGAATACACCTGCCCTGAGGACTACTGGCTCACAGGAGAGGCGAGGCACGTCTGTACCAAAGACGGTAAATGGAGTGACGAGACTCCCTATTGCGAAC TGATATCATGCGAAGAACCCGAAACCCCAACTGGCAGCAACATCGTTAAATACGACAGGAATGTCCACGGCGTGATCGAATACGAATGCGAAGCAGGATACCTGATGTACGGAGATGCGCGTCGCACATGTGGCACGGATGGATATTGGACCGGAGATGTTCCTGATTGCGAAT ATGTGGACTGCGGTAGAGTCCAGACGATTCTTTACGGAGCGGTTGAATATGTTAACGGTACGACGCACCTTGGAAGCGAGATCACATACTCGTGCACGCCAAACTACCGGCTGAATGGCGTCCCGAGGAGGTACTGTCTCGACAATGGTCAGTGGAGTGATGCGACGCCAAAATGCAAGGAAGTCCGTTGTCCTGAGCCTGTTCTTGCGGAGCATGGAATTCTCTCGGTTACCGGAAACGACCGAATGCTCGGAAGAACATTCATCATAACTGGAACCGTCGAGAACTCCAATACCGGCGCTACTTCCTACAAAATAGGTGCATCGGCCAAGTACCGATGCGAACGAGGGTACAAAGTCGTCGGAGAACCACTTTCCACCTGCGAAGACAACGGACGATGGAGCGGCGAGGTTCCTCAGTGCGTTT ACGTTGACTGCGGTAAGCCTGAAGAGATTCAGCATGGACACTACACGCTCACGTCGAATGCTTCATATTACGGAGCCGCGGCTTTGTATGAGTGTGACGGCAACTTCGAACTGGACGGATTCGCGCGAAGACTTTGTCTCGAGAATGCTACGTGGAGTAATGACACTCCCGTCTGCAGAG AGATCAGATGCATGGATCCTGATCGAACTGGCGTTCTCTCAGCCCAGGTGTCGACCCACAGCGTCGGCGGTGTCGCCCACTACGCATGTCCTCGAGGTTACTATATGGAGGGCAACGGGACCCGAATTTGTCTGCAGAATGGTTCATGGAGCGGCAGCATCCCAGCTTGCTTCG ctGTTGACTGCAAATATCCGGGACAGATCGAAAACGGTAGAGTGATAGTCGTCAACGGGTCCACAGTCTATGGTGGAGCAGCTGAATATCACTGTCTACCACAGTTCGAACGTGTCGGACCCTTCCTCAGAAAGTGCCTTGATACCGGACTCTGGAGTGGTCAGGAACCAACGTGCGAAT TGGTCACGAACGACGTTGCTGAGGCCCAGGGCGTGGGAACCAGCGTAGGCATCGGCGCTGGAGTTATTCTCTTCATCCTTTTGATACTCGGTCTGATTTATCTGAGATT acGGAAGGCAACGCCGGTAAAAAATACTGAGAATGTCCAGGCAGCGGACCGTAAAGAGGACCAAAACGCGGCTGTGATGTCGTACGCGAGCCTTAACGACGGGACGACAAATACGGGTTACGAAAACGTCCCCGAGGAAGGACTGTACGACAGTCCTTACAGCATTAGCAGTAGCACGTACGG GTATGGCGGCAGCAACGGCGGAAGGACGTACGATAATAGACATTACGAGGTTGAACCGACCCCGAGGAACGGTATCACAATAAACGGGGTATCAGTGCGGTAG
- the LOC124175287 gene encoding myosin regulatory light chain sqh: MSSRKTAGRRATTKKRAQRATSNVFAMFDQAQIAEFKEAFNMIDQNHDGFVDKEDLHDMLASLGKNPTDDYLEGMMNEAPGPINFTMFLTLFGERLQGTDPEDVIKNAFGCFDEENTGNINEERLRELLTTMGDRFTDDDVDEMYREAPIKGSMFDYIEFTRILKHGAKDKDEQ; this comes from the exons ATGTCTTCTCGCAAAACAGCCGGACGTCGTGCGACGACGAAGAAACGCGCACAGCGCGCGACTTCGAACGTCTTCGCGATGTTCGATCAGGCCCAAATCGCCGAGTTCAAGGAGGCCTTCAACATGATCGACCAGAATCACGATGGTTTCGTCGATAAGGAGGATCTCCACGACATGCTCGCATCACTGG ggAAAAATCCGACCGACGATTACCTCGAGGGTATGATGAACGAGGCGCCGGGACCGATTAACTTCACCATGTTCCTTACGCTCTTCGGTGAACGACTTCAGGGCACCGATCCCGAGGACGTGATCAAAAATGCGTTTGGCTGCTTTGATGAGGAGAACACTGGCAATATAAACGAGGAACGTCTCAGAGAGTTGCTCACCACGATGGGAGATCG ATTCACGGACGACGATGTGGACGAGATGTACCGGGAGGCGCCCATCAAGGGATCGATGTTCGATTACATCGAGTTCacacgaattttgaaacacgGGGCTAAGGATAAGGACGAGCAGTAG